A genomic segment from Candidatus Hinthialibacter antarcticus encodes:
- a CDS encoding formylglycine-generating enzyme family protein, protein MSKDAFKLRPTYFNTSLFILLLVFSWGCGPNNAAKVETTDAGIEVVFSDGVKIEFVKIPAGAFVMGSPDAEKDRDDDESPQHEVTISKPFYLGQFEVTQKQWTALMSANPSKFKNPDHPVDSVLWDQCQHFIDRLNSLQAGVFRLPTEAEWEYACRAGTTTRYPWGDDLHFVDMPDYAWFDYNSSRSTHPVGSKQPNPWGLYDMSGNVNEWCQDFYAPYPSAPQTDPLIQEGSTRIKRGGGFYDFSWNARSAARNPETNPTQLELLGLRVVREME, encoded by the coding sequence ATGAGTAAGGACGCATTCAAATTGAGGCCAACCTATTTTAATACATCGCTATTCATTTTGCTATTGGTTTTTTCATGGGGATGCGGCCCAAATAACGCCGCAAAGGTTGAAACCACCGACGCCGGAATCGAAGTCGTGTTTTCAGACGGCGTTAAGATAGAGTTTGTGAAAATCCCCGCCGGGGCCTTCGTAATGGGCAGCCCCGATGCGGAAAAAGACCGCGACGACGACGAAAGCCCGCAACATGAAGTCACCATCTCAAAGCCGTTTTATCTGGGACAGTTTGAAGTAACGCAGAAACAATGGACGGCGCTGATGAGCGCCAATCCCTCAAAGTTTAAAAATCCCGACCACCCTGTTGACAGCGTATTGTGGGACCAATGCCAACATTTCATCGACCGATTGAATTCACTCCAAGCAGGCGTCTTTCGCCTGCCCACCGAAGCCGAGTGGGAATACGCCTGCCGGGCGGGAACCACCACCCGCTACCCCTGGGGCGACGACCTCCATTTTGTTGATATGCCTGACTACGCGTGGTTTGATTACAACTCCAGCCGTTCCACGCATCCCGTCGGCTCGAAACAGCCCAACCCGTGGGGACTGTATGACATGAGCGGCAACGTCAACGAGTGGTGTCAGGATTTCTACGCGCCCTATCCGTCAGCGCCGCAAACCGATCCGCTCATACAAGAAGGAAGCACCCGCATCAAACGCGGCGGCGGTTTTTATGACTTCTCCTGGAACGCCCGCTCCGCCGCCCGCAACCCCGAAACCAACCCGACCCAATTAGAACTGCTCGGCCTGCGAGTGGTGAGAGAAATGGAGTAG
- a CDS encoding glycosyltransferase codes for MKILIITLGTRGDVQPYVALGKGLKSAGHEVTLCTCAAFEPFITEHGLSYAYMNDEIIQMIQSSTGSEIMEDADNFWGMFKVYLRLIKQVAPMQRKIMAESWRAAQESNPDLILFHVKGLGAPHFAEKLGVPSMMAFYLPIYTPTGAFPAAGFPNWNLGAWYNRLTYWLILKVTALACNKYIKPWRKENGLPPLSRKVDTVHTNAGERIPIAYGYSEHVTPRPADLPDDVKVTGFWFLDRLDDWQPPDELVRFLDTGEPPVYVGFGSISGRKPQRTAEIVIEALQRANVRGIIATGWGGLDASQLPETIFKIEQAPHDWLFPRMAAVVHHGGVGTTSAGLRAGRPTVVCPFFGDQPYWGSRVHALGVGCKPIPQKKLTPENLAAAIREVTTNSDIRKNAAALGEKIRAENGVKSAVKFIEGRMREGQKM; via the coding sequence ATGAAGATTCTCATCATTACGCTTGGAACGCGCGGCGACGTTCAGCCCTACGTCGCATTGGGCAAGGGTCTCAAATCGGCGGGGCATGAAGTCACCCTTTGTACATGCGCCGCCTTTGAACCGTTCATCACCGAACACGGTTTGAGTTACGCCTACATGAACGACGAGATCATTCAGATGATCCAGTCGAGCACCGGCAGCGAAATCATGGAGGACGCCGATAATTTCTGGGGGATGTTCAAGGTCTACTTGCGTCTGATAAAACAGGTCGCGCCCATGCAGCGCAAAATCATGGCGGAGAGTTGGCGGGCGGCGCAGGAAAGCAACCCCGACCTGATCCTTTTTCACGTCAAAGGGCTGGGGGCGCCGCACTTCGCCGAGAAACTGGGCGTCCCGTCGATGATGGCGTTTTATCTGCCGATCTATACGCCCACTGGGGCGTTCCCGGCAGCGGGGTTTCCCAATTGGAACCTGGGCGCGTGGTATAACCGCCTGACCTATTGGCTCATTTTGAAAGTGACCGCGCTGGCGTGTAACAAATACATCAAGCCCTGGCGCAAAGAAAACGGCCTGCCGCCGCTTTCGCGCAAAGTCGATACCGTCCATACCAACGCGGGCGAGCGAATTCCGATTGCCTATGGCTACAGCGAGCATGTCACGCCGCGTCCAGCGGATTTGCCCGACGACGTGAAAGTGACCGGTTTCTGGTTTCTGGACCGCCTCGACGACTGGCAGCCGCCCGACGAATTAGTACGCTTTCTCGATACGGGCGAACCTCCAGTTTACGTCGGCTTTGGCAGCATCTCCGGGCGCAAGCCGCAACGCACGGCGGAGATTGTAATTGAGGCGTTGCAACGGGCGAACGTGCGGGGAATCATCGCGACCGGATGGGGCGGACTCGACGCCAGCCAATTGCCGGAGACGATTTTCAAGATCGAGCAGGCGCCGCATGACTGGTTGTTTCCACGCATGGCGGCGGTGGTGCATCACGGCGGTGTGGGTACGACCTCGGCGGGGCTGCGGGCGGGGCGCCCGACGGTGGTGTGTCCGTTCTTTGGCGACCAGCCTTATTGGGGAAGCCGCGTTCATGCGCTGGGGGTGGGATGCAAGCCGATCCCGCAAAAGAAACTCACGCCGGAAAATCTCGCCGCCGCTATCCGCGAAGTGACGACCAACTCGGATATCCGCAAAAACGCCGCCGCGCTGGGCGAAAAAATCCGCGCCGAAAACGGCGTCAAATCCGCGGTCAAGTTTATTGAGGGGCGGATGAGAGAAGGGCAAAAAATGTAG